A single genomic interval of Nostoc commune NIES-4072 harbors:
- a CDS encoding SGNH/GDSL hydrolase family protein produces MKVALIVFLVVVVALFVVVEIGLRSLFGFGNPLIYIGDEQIGYLLAPNQRTRRFGNRIEINQYSMRGNPLKQTPAPSGLRILLLGDSIANGGWWTDQTNTISTMMMRSLASSTNNSYQEVEVLNASANSWGPRNELAYLQKFSNFNAQAVVLLINTDDLFATAPTSLPVGRDRNYPNSKPPLALVEVWQRYIVKQQPIPEMEIVQNEAGDRVGINLEAIGKIQALNRQTNSQFLLVMTPLLREIGEPGPRDYEIIARQRLNNYTKFQQINYIDFLPIFNSITNPQALYHDHIHLNLEGNKVVSEVMERSLLEILREIPHPQSY; encoded by the coding sequence GTGAAAGTCGCGTTGATCGTATTTTTGGTGGTGGTTGTGGCATTGTTTGTGGTAGTCGAGATCGGACTGCGATCGCTTTTTGGCTTTGGTAATCCTCTGATTTACATTGGCGATGAGCAGATTGGTTATTTATTGGCTCCTAACCAGCGTACCCGTCGGTTTGGTAATCGCATTGAGATTAATCAGTATTCTATGCGAGGTAATCCGCTTAAGCAGACACCTGCACCTTCTGGGTTACGAATTTTACTGTTAGGCGATTCTATTGCTAATGGTGGCTGGTGGACAGATCAGACTAATACAATATCCACAATGATGATGCGTTCTCTGGCATCATCCACTAATAATAGTTATCAGGAAGTAGAAGTGCTGAATGCTTCAGCTAACTCTTGGGGGCCAAGGAACGAGTTAGCTTATTTACAGAAGTTTAGCAATTTCAACGCCCAAGCAGTAGTGTTATTAATTAATACCGATGATTTGTTTGCTACTGCTCCTACTTCTTTACCAGTAGGACGCGATCGCAACTATCCCAATAGTAAACCTCCCTTAGCATTGGTGGAAGTGTGGCAACGTTATATCGTTAAGCAACAGCCAATTCCTGAAATGGAAATAGTGCAAAATGAAGCAGGCGATCGCGTGGGGATTAATTTGGAAGCGATCGGCAAAATTCAAGCCCTGAATCGCCAAACCAACAGCCAATTTCTCCTAGTCATGACTCCCTTACTGCGAGAAATTGGTGAACCAGGCCCCCGCGATTACGAAATTATTGCACGCCAGCGCTTGAACAATTATACTAAATTCCAACAAATTAACTATATAGACTTTTTACCGATATTCAATTCAATTACCAACCCGCAAGCTTTGTATCACGACCACATTCACCTCAACTTAGAAGGTAATAAAGTTGTCAGTGAAGTTATGGAGCGATCGCTTTTGGAAATTCTAAGGGAAATACCACATCCTCAGAGCTACTAA